From the genome of Polypterus senegalus isolate Bchr_013 chromosome 8, ASM1683550v1, whole genome shotgun sequence:
CTTTAAACAAAATTGCTTACAAATCCAGGTAACAATTGTTGGTTCATCTCTTTAGATGCATGGTGCTGAGATAGTGTACACCTTCACCCTGGACTACAATCCTTCTCCAATTGATGGTCTCCCCATTGTAAGAACAAATCCAGCTGTGGTGCAGATTGAATGCCATTACAACAGGTGAGATGTCATGTAACTAAGGCACAAGTGGAGTTGGTTTGTGTTTGGAACTTGGCTCTAATAGCTTAACATGAGTACAGGAATTCTGTCACACTTCAATTCTAAATCTTCAAACTTCTCATCACAGGCTCCACAATGTCAGCAGCAATGCTTTAAACCCCACTTGGGTTCCCTACACCTCCACAATCTCTGCTGAGGATATTCTGGGCTTCTCGCTGGTTATAATGAGCAGTAGGTGTACATCTAAAAAAACATTCCATCTGTATTGCTAGTTAGATGTGGATGTAACCCCTTGTCATGTTCCACTCTGCAGGTGACTGGAGTGGGCCAAGTCCATCCAATACCTTCTTCCTAGGAGACCTCATTAACCTTCAAGCATCTGTGGACAGCACTAACCATGAGCCTCTCCGTGTCTTTGTGGACAGCTGTGTGGCCAGTCCATTGTCCAACTTGTCTGCCCCAGCCTATATTTTCATTGGGAATAATGGGTGGGTGTGAGCAATAGTCTGAGTAGATCTCGGTCTGGAAACACAATGCTATGGTCGCTCTTGTGTATTGCAGGTGTTTCTTGGACAGCCAACTGACAGGCTCCAATTCCCAGTTTGTGTCCCCCAGAGTTGCCCAGTCTGTAATGCAGTTCCAGCTGGATGCCTTCAGGTTTTATGGCCTGACTACTAGTTCAGTAAGTCCTTTCCTTGCATCTCCTTTGGAGGAATCCCATTGAAGCTCCCAGGTGTAACTGTAGTCTCTTGCATGTCTACTTTCAGATCTTTATAACCTGCCGTCTGAAGGTGACTTTGGCATCAGCTGATGTTGATCCTTTGAATAAGGATTGTTCATACAACTCTGCACTGAGCCAGTGAGTGTACAGGTGTGCCCTTTTCCTTGCCAGTCTGGCTAATAAGTAGGCAGGTTTTGATTGGTGGCTGTTTCTAGGTGGAGCTCTGTGGATGGGAATGATGGTGTCTGTAGCTGCTGTGACACAAACTGTGCCAACCCCCCTCCCTTCAGGAGGGGCCCTGGTGCCCCCAGATACAGACCCAGGAGAGCAAGTAAGTGACCTCACTAGCAGACTTCTGCAGTGTCCAACCTTTGGATACACAAACTGCAATTGTGTTTTCCAGGTGAAGTGAGTGTTCCAGCTGGATGGGAGGAGACCATTTCTGTTGGACCCCTCTTCCTGAAGCAGGTCTCTCCTTTGTCTTCTGTATCACAGTCATTGTCTGGCCAGCAAGATGAAATCAATTCTGGTAACTTGCATTAAGGGgcttgtattaatttaaaactcTTGCTATTCCATTAAATAGCAGTCCTTAACATTTATCCCTAATGCTTTGCCTTTTCATGCAGGATCCCAATTCCAAGCTTCCATCCTTGGAGCTGTTGTGGGTGTCCTGGCTGTCTCCTGTGTGGCTGTACTACTCTTTGTCtacagaaaatcaaaagaaactgttaataccaagcaataaaatgtattaatgctTGCAACCTTGTatccagtatttttttttgttttggggtgGTGGGTCAATACCTGATCCTTGTATTGCATGATCTTGTCAGACAATCCCCTCCACCTAGAAGAGGATTCAATTTTCACTATTCTGTGATCTAATCCAGTTTGCCTAGTGCTTGCCACTTATCTGAGGTTGacccatgcactggtacagagtaaAACACCCACCACACTGCTTGTGTGGGTTTTTTCTGGGGAGGGGGGTTTGCCAAACAATTGCAtgtggtccagttccaccctttAGCAGGCAAAAGATGCCCATTTAGCACCTCAGTTCTAAAGTCctcaatgaggatcctgtgagccaggtCAGACTTGGAATTGTGGCACATGTCCATAGTGCCTTAAGTTATGCTTCTctcaattcaggtaatgtgcctcattttgggactccatgagcaaccatttGACAGGTCAAACCAGTGGTGCCCAGTCTCTGAAGAGATACTGTAAGGATTCCACCCTTTGTTTTTggttactggatagcatccatgtcaaCTATATAGCAAgtctggaagcaccaggactcgatCGATCTAAATGGAGAAGATTGTTGCTTCTCCACAACCCCCAAACCCCAATTGCAGCATTGGAAATGTGATTAAGATTCACTtaagtggctttttttttttttggggtgaatGTCCTcccaaaaatggattaaatctGGGGAAGAGAATCTTGCATGGGTCTAAAGAGGTGCTCTAATCTCAATGTTTGGTTGGCACCAGAGAAATGCCATAATCTAGACAAGGGGTTTTCTTCTCCCGTACCCAACCTTGGTCTAGAGACTTGCTATTGCTGCAGGAATTTAGTCCATCCAGATTGTCAATTTTTGTCCTGTAATTTCTGCTTTTGGAAAAACCCAAGCAGtctttttttggaaatgtctCTTCTGCTGAAGCTTTAAATGGTCCTCTCTTGCTTTTCTATGTAGTTGTGCTCTAATGTCAAGTTTAAAAATAAGCAGATGACCCTGAATGCTGCAACTACTTGGTTGTCAGACCCATTAGTACAGTAAATGTTAGACTTGTCTAACATCAATGCAAAAATCTGAAATCCAGAATGAGCCAGCTGAGATGTTAGTAATTTTGGCCAAAAAGGAAACAAATCTGTCTTCACTTGTTTTGGCAGGGCCTTTAATATCCAAATAATGCAGGCACTTGGAGCTGCTGGATGTCACCTCAAGCTGCATATTATAATAGTAGAATACAATCATTTGGGCGAGTTAAGCTAAAGAACACTCTGGTGGCAAAAGCCAATTGGGCTTCTAACTGTGAGGGCCTGCTTTTGTGTTAGCTGGCCATCTTCTTTCATGTTCTCTACACTCTACTTCTGTCTGTGCTCTTCTCTCCAGTAGTGAATCTGGGATATAGCACCGCTAGTATATGGGGAGGAATTCATTCAAGAGCCAGTGAGCTTCTAACAGTGAGGATGTTTATTTGTTACTTTCAGCATTACTAAAGGATGCTGTCAAAGATCATAAGGATGATAAAGATGCTTCAGGTCCATTTTCATCATTGCTATTCATAAGAAACCTATTAGGTGAATTTCACAATATCTTTCTTTTCAAAATCAAAGTGTGCTTTCTCCTGTAGACTAATCTGGATCTCTTTCGACGATTCAGATACTTACAAGTAACTGTTACATGCTGAATTTCTGGAGTTGGAGCTGCAAAACATTTATCCAACTCTTAACTCCAGCAGTCGATTCACCAGTGCTTGAATAAGCAGGACTGCAAATCAAACTGTGACATCTGTCAGTTCTTCAGTGGCTAACACACGAATAAAGACTCCAATACAAAGTTTTCATGTAATTTAGtttgaacatatttaaaaaatattgatgcCTGCCCTCAATGTGCAGTGGGGTATGGGCAGCATGTGCCTtgctgaagtcaacaatcatctctttgTCTTGTCTGCATTAAGAGTCAGATTGCTGCATTTGCACCAATTCACAGTCTCGTCcccattgctgatgagacccaccaccgCTGTGTCAGCTTGAATACAAATTCAGGTATTCAGTAAAACCTTTAGTTGCTTACTAGTTCTAATCTAGCATATTAACCGACAGCACAGTAAGTACCCTAAACCCCCCAACGCCCATTGTCCTACGGGTCACACAGCTAAAGTATGCTAACTATATTCTGAATCTTCGTCGGCTTTCATTCAACTCAGCTAAAAAAACAAACGTAATCAGATTTGGTGATGACGTCATCAAGAGCGACGGAAACGGGCGGTGCAACTCTGCTTGTCTCTTCGGCGCGTGGATGGAAGCCTTGTGTTCGTCTCTTCAGTCTATAATGCCTGTTTGGAGGATACCGATTCTGACAGATAAAAGGTACGCGCTTAAATAATCTGCGAGGGAAATGAGTGACAAAAAATACATGACACGGCAGCAGCACCAGCATCGGCAATCGCAGATACAAAGCAGTTTGTGCGTCATTGATGTGCCCCGTGCTGTTCACTTCATATCCGTAATATTACTAGAAATCGCCCAGACATGTAGCCTGTTCGTTGCTCCCTTGTCTGTCCGTCTGGTGTCTCTTCACTTTGAGCTCGGTGCGGTTGTGATGGCCATTCAGAAGGGCCCGttgagttttcagttttttttttttttatgtcctttAATTCGTGATGACATATTTAATCGGGACAGGTTTGCAGCTCTGGTGAGCCTCAAGTAGGTGTCCGAGTGCTTGTTAGATGGTAAAGTGCGGCGAAGAGACACGGTGGACGCTCTTTGTAAGGGCCTCCCTTCACACCAGAGCTGCTCTTTTGGCACAGCAGGCAGATCCTGTTTTCGCTGTAATCGTTCCTGTAATGTCCAGTAAATCGATCGGTGTGTTAGCCTGCGTGCCCGATTAACTGCCGGTTCTCCTGGTCCACAGCGCGCTTCACTCTCGTTGACGGTTTTCGCAACGTGATGTTAAAGCGCCCGAGTCATCGGCCGCGCCGTTGCATATTTATACAGCGCGCTGAAGCCGGTATTGAGCGATGTCATCTGTATATGAAGGATTTTAATAATGCATTTCGTGTTTATTTTGTAGTTTATGTGTAGGGTATGGCGACTGAACGTATTTAACCGTGATCTAAGTAACTGAATATACAGCATCTGTTAGCTACGGTATGCACATAAGAAATGATGTCGCGGCTACGAGGTTAAAGGTGTGTGCTAAAACATCCAGTGCTTTCTATAATGTTTTGGGCAATGACACACTTATCCGTGATTTAATGGTCTTCTCCACagtttaaacttaaaataaaacaatccagAGGTGATTAGAGTGCATATTGCAGACTTTCATGTTagaggatttgcatacattttgctcACACCATGTAGACAACACTACATGCAGTACATAACACACACATTTCTTCATAATCTGACTTTTGCATTGAGTGATTTCGTGTGAGTCTGTGTGTTTGTAGTTGATCTATCAAGCAATGGCTGACATCGAAAGACTATTTCATATTTacaatattgttttaatatacactcacctaaaggattatgaggaacaccatactaatacggtgtttgaccccctttcgccttcagaactgccttaattctacgtggcattgattcaacaaggtgctgaaagcattctttagaaatgttggcccatattgataggatagcatcttgcagttgatggagatttgtgggatgcacatccagggcacgaagctcccattccaccacatcccaaagatgctctattgggttgagatctggtgactgtgggggtcattttagtacagtgaactcattgtcatgttcaagaaaccaatttgaaatgattcgagctttgtgacatggtgcattatcctgctggaagtagccatcagaggatgggtacatggtggtcatgaagggatggacatggtcagaaacaatgctcaggtagcccatggcacttaaacgatgcccaattggcactaaggggcctaaagtgtgccaagaaaacatcccccacaccattacaccaccaccaccagcctgcacagtgataacaaggcatgatggatccatgttctcattctgtttatgccaagttctgactctaccatttgaatgtctcaacagaaatcgagactcatcagaccaggcaacatttttccagtcttcaactgtccaattttggtgagctcgtgcaaattgtagcctctttttcttatttttagtggagatgagtggtacccggtggtcttctgctgttgtagcccatccgcctcaaggttgtgcgtgttgtggcttcacaaatgctttgctgcatacctcggttgtaacgagtggttatttcagtcaaagttgctcttctatcagcttgaatcagtcggcccattctcctctgacctctagcatcaacaaggcattttcgcccacaggactgccgcatactggatgtttttcccttttcacaccattctttgtaaaccctagagatggttgtgcgtgaaaatcccagtaactgagcagattgtgaaatactcagaccggcccgtctggcaccaacaaccatgccacactcaaaattgcttaaatcacctttctttcccattctgacattcagtttggagttcaggagattgacttgaccaggaccacaccgctaaatgcattgaagcaactgccatgtgattggttgattagataattgcattaatgagaaattgaacaggtgttcctaataatcctttaggtgagtgtatagaaGGGTACAAGTGTGTGTCTGGTGGACTGACAGATACAGTATTTCTATAGTCTATGAAATTCTTTCATAATAATCTAggcaaaatgtaaatttcagccaatgtattgtttataaaattaaatggaCAGTCTTACACtttgaaataaatacatatatgttAAATAACTGTTGAGGGCTCTGAAGGGATAAAGTTCAGCTTGGAAGATCTAGTGGATTTGTTACAGTCCACAGCCAGATAGTTGATTGTGTCATTTGTGGAAGAAACAACTGTCACCCCCCTGGGTGACCTAAAACCTCAAAGAGAAAACAGGCAGGAGGAAGTTTAAATCATAactatttattcttttattctcTATTACAGGACACTGTTACTTTTCTGCCAGGTgaggtctttttttttaaacataagtgAAAAGGTACAGAATTAGATTACTTACATCATATAGAGTTTGTTATCGTCATTGGCTGCTTCCAGTTGCTAGCCAGACTCGGGGCAAAATGAGCCGTGCTAAATTATAAGTGAACACGGTCAGCGAAAACACGTAGATCATTCATGTCCAGCATCGCGTGTTTCCTTTGCCATTTTCAGCTCCTTTCTTTATTAGCACGGAAGCAGAAGGCAGCTGCCTTtctca
Proteins encoded in this window:
- the LOC120533298 gene encoding zona pellucida sperm-binding protein 3-like is translated as MWWKGQIALVLLLFFLCDAFAQPRFKGRHVIAKQQKPAVVLYANPIEPRAGAPQTVTAQCTDSEVIVTISPDLLGIQKPVQPSDLSMGGCGVTSPAGAQPFVIEAPLQGCGSTVEMHGAEIVYTFTLDYNPSPIDGLPIVRTNPAVVQIECHYNRLHNVSSNALNPTWVPYTSTISAEDILGFSLVIMSSDWSGPSPSNTFFLGDLINLQASVDSTNHEPLRVFVDSCVASPLSNLSAPAYIFIGNNGCFLDSQLTGSNSQFVSPRVAQSVMQFQLDAFRFYGLTTSSIFITCRLKVTLASADVDPLNKDCSYNSALSQWSSVDGNDGVCSCCDTNCANPPPFRRGPGAPRYRPRRASEVSVPAGWEETISVGPLFLKQVSPLSSVSQSLSGQQDEINSGSQFQASILGAVVGVLAVSCVAVLLFVYRKSKETVNTKQ